Proteins found in one Candidatus Bathyanammoxibius amoris genomic segment:
- the lon gene encoding endopeptidase La gives MGSKEKPSSLEKDSKILPAPDDVLVHDEVEIPSELPILPVVDTVVFPQMVTALGVSTEKELKLLDNVLTGKRLLGLSLQREGKKEGDVQPEDIYEYATAVIVLQMLRMPDNSARMLIQGTSRLKIDEFTQKDPYLVAKVHTLEDEVETGMEMDALTRSASDLFLKMISMAANLPEELKIAVMNIEHPGRLADMIASHLSISLQEKEEILETVNVKQRLKKVNTFINHEMEVLEMAKKIQGQVRSKVDKGQREYYLRQQLKAIQDELGEGDERTVEVNELRKKIEEIKLPPEAKKEAERELARLENMPPQAAEYTVSRTYLDWVLSLPWNVSTTDNLDINAAQKVLDEDHYDLKKVKERILEYLAVRKLKEDMKGPILCFVGPPGTGKTSLGKSIARALGRKFVRISLGGVRDEAEIRGHRRTYIGALPGRIIQQLRKAESNNPVFMMDEIDKLGTDFRGDPASALLEVLDPEQNFAFSDHYLEVPFDVSKVMFITTANFLDPVPPALKDRMEVLELPGYTQEEKISIARQFLIPKQIKEHGLSEKAITIEDDALETVISTYTKEAGLRNLERTIATLCRKVAKEVAAEKVKSMTIKADSLDELLGPPVYFSEIAERTAEPGVATGLAWTPTGGDILFIESTYMPGSGKLTLTGSLGEVMKESAEAAMSYVRSKTKELGISLEDFTKYDFHIHVPAGAIPKDGPSAGVTMAMSLISLLTQRPVLPEVAMTGEITLRGKVLPVGGIKEKVLAAKRAGISVLVMPKRNDKDLVDVPEKIKADIDFHFVEKIDEMFPIVFGTAEQKDQGRKAGEKLVKVT, from the coding sequence ATGGGAAGCAAGGAGAAACCATCTTCTCTGGAAAAAGACAGTAAGATATTACCGGCTCCGGACGACGTCCTTGTACACGATGAGGTTGAAATACCTTCCGAACTGCCGATACTCCCTGTCGTGGACACCGTAGTCTTCCCGCAGATGGTGACCGCCCTCGGCGTCTCCACGGAAAAGGAGCTAAAACTTCTCGATAACGTCCTTACGGGAAAAAGACTTCTGGGGCTGAGCCTCCAGAGGGAAGGGAAGAAGGAAGGGGATGTGCAGCCGGAAGATATTTATGAATACGCCACCGCCGTAATAGTCCTTCAAATGCTGCGGATGCCGGATAACTCGGCAAGGATGCTGATTCAGGGAACCTCGCGCCTCAAGATTGACGAGTTTACACAAAAAGACCCTTACCTCGTCGCAAAGGTACATACCCTTGAGGACGAAGTGGAAACGGGAATGGAAATGGACGCCCTGACCCGCAGCGCTTCGGACCTGTTCTTGAAGATGATATCCATGGCCGCTAACCTCCCCGAGGAGCTGAAGATCGCGGTTATGAACATAGAACACCCCGGCAGGCTGGCAGATATGATTGCCTCCCACCTGTCGATAAGCCTGCAGGAGAAGGAAGAGATACTTGAGACCGTAAACGTAAAGCAAAGGCTGAAAAAGGTGAACACCTTCATCAACCATGAGATGGAGGTGCTGGAGATGGCCAAAAAGATTCAGGGCCAGGTGAGGAGTAAGGTAGATAAGGGCCAGAGGGAATACTACCTCCGCCAGCAGCTCAAGGCCATACAGGACGAACTGGGTGAAGGCGATGAGCGCACCGTGGAGGTTAACGAACTCAGGAAGAAAATAGAAGAGATCAAGCTGCCTCCCGAGGCCAAAAAAGAGGCGGAACGAGAACTGGCCCGGCTCGAAAACATGCCCCCTCAGGCCGCCGAGTATACCGTTTCACGCACATATCTGGACTGGGTTCTGTCGCTTCCCTGGAACGTGAGCACGACTGATAACCTGGACATTAACGCCGCGCAAAAGGTGCTCGACGAAGACCACTATGACCTGAAAAAGGTGAAGGAGAGGATCCTGGAGTATCTTGCGGTGCGCAAGCTGAAGGAGGACATGAAGGGCCCCATCTTGTGTTTTGTCGGCCCTCCGGGGACGGGGAAGACGTCTCTCGGCAAGTCTATCGCCCGCGCACTCGGACGCAAGTTCGTGCGCATATCGCTCGGCGGCGTAAGAGACGAGGCTGAGATAAGGGGCCATCGCCGTACGTACATAGGCGCCCTGCCGGGGAGGATTATCCAGCAACTCCGCAAGGCCGAGTCAAACAACCCCGTCTTTATGATGGACGAGATAGACAAGCTTGGCACGGACTTCCGTGGCGACCCGGCCAGCGCGCTGCTTGAGGTCCTCGACCCTGAACAGAACTTCGCCTTCTCAGACCATTATCTTGAGGTGCCGTTTGACGTCTCAAAGGTCATGTTCATCACCACCGCCAACTTCCTTGACCCCGTTCCCCCGGCCCTCAAGGACCGCATGGAGGTCCTGGAACTGCCGGGGTACACGCAAGAGGAAAAGATATCCATAGCCAGACAGTTCTTAATACCCAAGCAGATAAAGGAACACGGCCTCAGCGAGAAGGCCATAACCATTGAAGACGACGCCCTGGAGACCGTCATAAGCACCTACACAAAGGAAGCGGGCCTGAGAAACCTTGAGAGGACTATAGCCACCCTATGCCGAAAGGTGGCAAAGGAGGTCGCGGCCGAAAAGGTCAAATCTATGACGATAAAGGCGGATTCTCTGGACGAACTTCTCGGACCTCCTGTATACTTCAGTGAGATAGCGGAGCGGACTGCAGAACCCGGCGTTGCTACCGGGTTGGCGTGGACTCCCACGGGCGGAGACATACTCTTTATAGAATCTACCTACATGCCCGGCTCCGGCAAGCTGACACTCACCGGGTCTCTGGGCGAGGTTATGAAGGAGTCTGCCGAGGCGGCTATGAGCTACGTGCGCTCCAAGACAAAGGAACTAGGCATATCGCTTGAGGATTTTACAAAATACGACTTCCACATACACGTGCCCGCGGGGGCGATACCCAAGGACGGTCCGTCAGCGGGTGTAACCATGGCAATGTCCCTTATATCCCTCCTCACGCAGCGACCCGTACTGCCAGAGGTGGCAATGACAGGTGAAATAACGCTAAGGGGCAAGGTGCTGCCGGTAGGCGGTATTAAAGAAAAGGTCCTGGCCGCGAAGAGGGCCGGTATCTCGGTCCTGGTAATGCCAAAAAGGAACGACAAGGACCTCGTAGACGTGCCCGAAAAGATTAAGGCCGATATTGACTTCCACTTTGTCGAGAAGATAGATGAGATGTTCCCCATCGTCTTTGGGACCGCGGAGCAAAAAGACCAGGGAAGAAAAGCGGGAGAAAAGCTCGTAAAGGTGACGTAA
- a CDS encoding Hsp20/alpha crystallin family protein yields the protein MAVPPSFKMDKIFQEFICIKNPFHSFDTETWRPPTDVYETEEAFIIKMAVAGAREKDISIVLEGNTLVISGKRLDPSEHKKLCFYVMEVRYGYFERSITLPKYVDEDKIEAHYKDGFLAITVPKSQEPRRTEKAVRIYL from the coding sequence ATGGCGGTGCCCCCCAGTTTCAAGATGGACAAAATCTTCCAGGAATTTATATGCATTAAAAATCCCTTCCACTCCTTCGATACTGAGACCTGGCGACCACCAACCGATGTTTATGAAACGGAAGAGGCATTTATAATAAAAATGGCAGTAGCCGGGGCCAGAGAGAAGGACATCTCCATCGTGCTTGAAGGCAATACCCTGGTGATAAGCGGCAAAAGACTGGACCCTTCGGAACACAAAAAGCTGTGTTTCTATGTTATGGAGGTGAGATACGGATATTTTGAGAGAAGCATCACTCTCCCAAAGTACGTAGATGAAGACAAAATTGAAGCTCACTACAAAGACGGCTTTCTGGCGATCACCGTGCCCAAGTCTCAGGAACCCCGAAGGACAGAAAAGGCCGTAAGAATCTACCTGTAA